One segment of Halomonas sp. TD01 DNA contains the following:
- a CDS encoding hybrid sensor histidine kinase/response regulator: MALDIKRFIQRFIEEASDHLPRLREGIEALEQGDAHQERINELFRTAHTLKGSSRMLKLAPITAIAHSTEELLSALRDGTQTASPDVTSLLNQATDALSDLVSRLTQGVSPAELPEADNQLCQALENAAAGKLSPISSTTPETASPENDNTDNVTPDISPLAAKSPALPAQELRLTDTVRVRLDRLDDVIRLMGEVLSGHHHLHSLVEQARSLGVSLPKDQQAPFNAFSRELKDSVLSHDGLMSDLHDRALQMRMLPLSVVFDPLSQMARDLAHSLGKQVNCRVHGSEIELDRQMIDRLSDPLIHLLRNALDHGLETPDEREAAGKPTRGQLSLEAWQDGSWVVIEMRDDGAGISLEAVRNKARSKQLLSEEQLLTLTEQETLELIFLPGFSTKPLITDFSGRGVGMDVVKRTVIDELNGDLRLTSQPGQGTNFTLRLPLSLAMMRVLLVNVGAVTLGVTAPYVSELVEHPSTNFIDAAGQKTLILRNEFVPVVSLAELLGLPYTPSDSDNLLLLVVHQRHQKLALIIDTLVDERDMVIKPLPAHLRHLSLVSGMVTLGRNTLVSLLHVPTLLEYSRRYAPRVLAKTDQPLQAHRILVVDDSLNTREIEKDVLEAWGYQVTLAENGRDGLNKALADSFDAVLTDVEMPVMDGFALTASLRENEIYRYKPIIIITSREKEADRRRGIEVGADAYIVKGSFDQNNLVDTLKALLG, from the coding sequence ATGGCACTGGATATTAAACGCTTTATTCAGCGCTTTATTGAAGAAGCGTCAGACCACTTGCCACGGCTGAGGGAGGGTATTGAGGCGCTCGAGCAAGGCGATGCTCATCAAGAACGTATCAATGAGTTATTCCGTACTGCCCATACGCTAAAAGGCTCTTCGCGTATGTTGAAGCTGGCGCCTATTACGGCGATCGCCCACAGCACAGAAGAACTGCTAAGCGCACTACGCGATGGGACACAAACCGCCTCGCCTGACGTCACGAGCCTTCTTAATCAGGCTACGGACGCGCTGTCTGATCTGGTTAGCCGACTTACCCAGGGCGTTTCTCCTGCAGAGCTACCCGAGGCCGACAACCAGCTTTGCCAAGCCTTGGAAAACGCCGCTGCAGGAAAGCTGTCACCCATTTCCTCCACTACTCCTGAAACAGCATCACCCGAAAACGATAACACCGATAACGTAACCCCAGACATTTCACCGCTTGCAGCGAAAAGCCCTGCTCTTCCGGCGCAAGAACTGCGCTTAACCGACACGGTACGAGTGCGCCTTGATCGCTTGGATGACGTTATTCGCCTGATGGGGGAGGTGCTATCGGGGCATCACCATCTGCACTCCCTGGTAGAGCAGGCTCGGAGTCTCGGCGTATCGTTACCCAAAGATCAGCAGGCGCCCTTTAACGCCTTTAGCCGCGAGTTGAAGGACAGCGTTCTTTCCCACGACGGTCTAATGAGTGATCTTCATGACCGAGCTCTGCAGATGCGTATGCTGCCGTTGAGCGTGGTGTTTGATCCCTTATCCCAAATGGCCAGAGACCTTGCCCATTCGCTAGGCAAACAGGTCAATTGCCGTGTTCACGGCAGTGAGATTGAGCTTGACCGACAGATGATAGATCGCCTGTCGGATCCGCTAATACATTTACTGCGAAATGCGTTAGATCACGGCCTGGAAACACCCGATGAACGTGAGGCGGCAGGCAAGCCTACGCGAGGGCAGTTATCGTTAGAGGCATGGCAAGACGGCAGCTGGGTCGTCATTGAAATGCGCGATGACGGCGCGGGTATTTCCCTAGAAGCGGTACGGAACAAGGCGCGCTCCAAGCAACTGCTCAGCGAAGAGCAGTTGCTTACCCTAACCGAACAGGAAACCTTAGAGCTTATTTTCCTGCCCGGCTTCTCAACCAAACCCCTGATTACCGACTTTTCCGGCCGAGGCGTGGGGATGGATGTCGTCAAACGAACGGTCATTGACGAGCTCAACGGTGATTTACGTCTCACCAGTCAACCAGGCCAAGGCACCAACTTTACCTTGCGGCTACCTTTATCGCTGGCCATGATGCGCGTTTTGTTGGTTAACGTGGGCGCTGTCACGCTAGGTGTAACAGCGCCTTATGTGTCGGAACTTGTCGAGCACCCATCAACGAATTTTATCGATGCTGCTGGGCAAAAAACACTGATCCTACGTAACGAGTTTGTGCCGGTCGTTTCACTAGCGGAATTATTGGGTCTTCCCTATACGCCCTCTGATTCTGATAATTTATTGTTACTTGTCGTACATCAACGCCATCAAAAACTTGCGCTAATTATTGATACCTTGGTGGATGAACGCGATATGGTGATTAAGCCATTGCCCGCGCACTTACGCCATTTGTCGCTGGTTTCTGGCATGGTCACCCTGGGGCGCAATACGTTGGTGAGCCTATTGCACGTGCCGACGCTGCTGGAGTATTCGCGCCGCTATGCACCAAGAGTGCTAGCTAAAACGGATCAACCGCTCCAAGCGCATCGTATACTCGTTGTCGATGACTCACTGAACACCCGGGAAATTGAGAAGGATGTTTTAGAAGCTTGGGGATATCAGGTCACACTGGCAGAAAATGGCCGTGATGGCCTTAACAAGGCCCTAGCTGATTCGTTTGATGCAGTGCTCACTGACGTTGAAATGCCTGTCATGGATGGCTTTGCGCTCACCGCAAGTCTGCGAGAAAATGAGATTTATCGTTATAAGCCTATTATCATTATCACATCACGAGAAAAAGAAGCGGATCGCCGACGCGGCATTGAAGTAGGCGCTGATGCGTATATTGTCAAAGGTAGCTTTGATCAGAATAATTTGGTGGACACGCTAAAAGCTCTACTCGGCTAA
- a CDS encoding CheR family methyltransferase: MSSLTPFKNLVHRRCGLHLEGLAEARLVKAIEALQTETNVTNTPSLIAQLEQNEAMFDRFISQLTVNETYFYREPEALHWLADTHLPQRLAEKGAPLTIFSAGCSSGEEPYSVAIALFERYGERAKQLFHITGGDVDQQVLSKAQKGIYSGMSFRALNPALKRRYFHPEGRRFKIDDALRHWVSFCSFNVLQPEADKIGPFDVILFRNVSIYFDETTRRDIQRHLKQLLVPHGVLMCGVTETLGNDLGVLELQQAQGVFFFQESTLPSALPANDEPPYRNDPLPDPTVLSETPPQPPENDPEHKPMAFFNEALQEAHHLLNQNAFSEAAALLSNLLAQQPWSVDALLLAGLVARWQQNFADAYDYFKRAIYVAPECWPAHFFQAELFRLGELNDAPTQRQRGYAAVIRLLGASKQANGGLSVIAPPIPPGDAYFLATRYLSAQATTQGVG, translated from the coding sequence ATGAGTTCGCTGACTCCGTTCAAGAACTTGGTGCATCGCCGCTGCGGTTTGCACTTAGAGGGGCTCGCTGAAGCCCGCCTCGTAAAAGCAATTGAGGCACTTCAAACAGAAACCAACGTGACCAACACGCCGTCACTCATTGCGCAATTAGAGCAAAACGAAGCGATGTTTGATCGCTTTATTAGTCAGTTAACGGTGAACGAAACCTACTTTTACCGGGAGCCTGAGGCACTCCATTGGTTAGCCGATACGCACCTTCCCCAGCGGTTAGCTGAAAAAGGGGCGCCACTGACTATTTTCAGCGCAGGGTGTTCTTCGGGTGAAGAACCTTACAGTGTCGCTATTGCGCTGTTTGAGCGCTATGGTGAGCGTGCCAAGCAACTCTTTCATATTACCGGTGGAGACGTTGATCAGCAGGTACTTAGTAAAGCCCAAAAAGGCATTTACAGCGGCATGTCGTTTCGAGCACTCAACCCTGCGCTTAAACGCCGCTATTTTCACCCAGAGGGTCGACGCTTCAAGATAGATGATGCGCTTCGCCACTGGGTATCCTTTTGCTCGTTCAACGTATTACAGCCAGAAGCTGACAAAATTGGCCCCTTTGACGTTATCCTATTTCGTAACGTATCGATCTATTTTGACGAAACGACCCGCCGCGATATACAGCGCCACCTGAAACAACTACTAGTGCCACACGGAGTTTTAATGTGTGGTGTCACGGAAACATTAGGCAACGACCTGGGCGTTTTGGAACTACAGCAGGCTCAGGGGGTGTTCTTCTTCCAAGAAAGCACGCTGCCCAGTGCCTTACCTGCCAATGATGAGCCACCTTATCGCAACGATCCGTTGCCAGACCCAACGGTGTTGTCAGAGACGCCTCCACAACCACCTGAAAACGACCCCGAGCATAAGCCGATGGCATTCTTTAATGAGGCTTTGCAGGAGGCACATCATTTACTGAACCAGAATGCATTTTCAGAAGCAGCCGCGTTACTTTCTAACCTTTTAGCACAGCAGCCCTGGAGTGTGGATGCCTTACTACTGGCTGGTTTAGTCGCTCGTTGGCAGCAGAACTTTGCTGACGCCTACGACTACTTTAAGCGAGCTATTTATGTTGCCCCAGAGTGCTGGCCAGCTCATTTTTTTCAAGCAGAGCTTTTCCGACTAGGCGAACTCAACGATGCCCCCACACAACGACAGCGCGGCTACGCGGCGGTTATTCGCCTACTGGGCGCCTCCAAACAGGCCAATGGTGGGTTGAGTGTCATTGCGCCGCCTATTCCACCGGGGGATGCCTACTTCCTGGCAACTCGCTACCTTAGTGCGCAAGCAACGACACAGGGAGTGGGTTAA
- the cheB gene encoding chemotaxis-specific protein-glutamate methyltransferase CheB — protein sequence MSAIRVVMADDSQLARDVLRDILTRDGDIEIVGEASNGREAVELARRLSPQLITMDLNMPVMDGLSAIEEIMHTKGVPILVVSDRSDAETAYRALDVGALEVMQKPTIDDEDAQRLLERVRLLSGVAVITRLRRRSTSAMPVASVNAPPVYHHTMPKAFQRIIAIACSTGGPQALAHLLSKLPANFPAPVVIAQHISHGFIEGMAHWLTSLCSMPVRVAQHGEPLKPSCIYLSPSESNLHVTPYHRLQLQQSPDNSLYHPSCDALLTSVADVYGPEAIGVILTGMGRDGVNGMRAIHLSGGNTFAQNEASSVIYGMNQEAVSAGVIQHVISLDELPERLIRETSGQQLSSWTKPL from the coding sequence ATGAGTGCAATTCGGGTAGTGATGGCGGACGACAGCCAACTAGCACGCGATGTGCTGCGCGACATCCTCACCCGCGATGGTGACATTGAGATTGTTGGTGAAGCCAGCAACGGGCGCGAAGCGGTGGAACTTGCCCGCCGCTTATCGCCGCAGTTGATCACGATGGATCTGAATATGCCGGTAATGGACGGTCTCAGCGCCATTGAAGAAATCATGCATACCAAAGGGGTTCCGATCCTGGTGGTAAGCGACCGTTCTGACGCCGAAACAGCCTACCGTGCACTCGATGTTGGCGCGCTAGAGGTGATGCAGAAACCGACCATTGATGATGAAGACGCACAACGACTACTCGAGCGTGTTCGACTTCTTTCAGGAGTGGCCGTTATTACCCGCCTACGGCGCCGATCAACCTCCGCCATGCCTGTAGCGTCGGTAAACGCACCACCTGTTTATCACCACACTATGCCGAAAGCTTTCCAGCGCATCATCGCTATTGCTTGTTCAACCGGTGGGCCGCAGGCGCTCGCCCATTTACTCAGCAAGCTGCCGGCCAACTTTCCTGCCCCCGTGGTGATTGCTCAGCATATCAGCCATGGCTTCATCGAAGGCATGGCGCACTGGTTGACATCGCTATGTTCGATGCCGGTTCGCGTTGCTCAACATGGCGAGCCGCTCAAGCCGAGCTGTATTTATCTATCGCCATCGGAAAGCAATCTACATGTCACGCCATACCACCGCCTCCAGCTACAGCAAAGCCCAGATAATTCACTTTATCACCCCAGTTGTGATGCGCTGTTAACGAGCGTTGCTGATGTTTATGGCCCGGAGGCTATTGGGGTCATTTTAACGGGCATGGGCCGTGACGGCGTTAATGGCATGCGCGCTATTCACTTATCAGGAGGCAATACCTTTGCCCAAAACGAAGCCAGCTCGGTTATTTATGGCATGAACCAGGAAGCGGTTAGTGCCGGTGTTATCCAGCATGTTATTTCCCTTGATGAGCTACCTGAAAGACTCATTCGTGAGACCAGTGGGCAGCAGTTGTCTAGCTGGACGAAACCGCTATGA
- a CDS encoding methyl-accepting chemotaxis protein produces MIARWKSLPLRLRLFISFGTVLALAMLLALYLQARSHSQARLENLLNEELPTQVEGLATRLTLRLSPALALSESLADSYFIEQWVRDGLPDTDQPDIMRYLSRLMAQLDTELLFIAAQYQGRGYYFQYRDGEFLERTLQAPGGDDDWYYQFTDSDAAYNLNLDSDTFSPEEAFVFLNFRSSEQALNGRPLIVAGAGLDLSRLAQLIEDFRLGETGRAALLNAEGELLIRSDETSLAALQSQETSGLPQGEHELHVREIQRDNQTLLVSTRWLPELQRYLMIEVSKEEYLSSIRERFLASTGIGLLILLVGLIILYPLTGSLIRPLTRLQRQLKEITNSLDLSRRVATDDQAEIGDLANQTNELLARLSRTIMAVSNNALALTQVADRLAQTAGLSGIQGGDISHEANQTMAAAVEEMASSVAEITSTMEELSTSSTQIADHSQSVVEVANQTLERSRKGSTAMQLLQSKMQDIRSDSEQSLAEIMALGAKSKQISKVMELINTLAAQTKLIAFNAALEASSAGESGRRFSVVANEIRRLADSVTDSTQEIEGHTEDIQNAINRLVVASEKGASSIEKGVEVSINTAQDLDALLKAASQTSSAAQQISLSTQQQKTASNQVVIALRDIDTASSRNAQSVRSITEISQDMINMSAELNALVQEFTLAQQDANHQRPS; encoded by the coding sequence ATGATAGCGCGTTGGAAATCCTTGCCATTACGGTTACGACTGTTTATCTCGTTTGGAACGGTATTGGCACTGGCTATGTTGCTAGCGCTCTATCTACAGGCCCGCTCACATAGTCAGGCGCGCCTGGAAAACTTGCTTAACGAAGAGCTGCCTACTCAAGTAGAGGGCCTTGCCACCCGGCTAACGCTTAGGTTGAGCCCAGCGCTAGCATTGTCGGAAAGCCTAGCCGACAGCTATTTCATTGAGCAGTGGGTGCGCGACGGGCTGCCAGATACCGATCAGCCGGACATAATGCGCTACTTGTCTCGTTTGATGGCACAGCTCGACACCGAACTGTTGTTTATCGCTGCTCAATATCAAGGACGCGGTTACTACTTTCAGTACCGCGATGGAGAGTTCCTGGAGCGTACGCTGCAAGCCCCTGGCGGCGATGATGACTGGTACTATCAATTTACCGATAGCGATGCTGCTTATAACCTAAACCTAGACAGCGATACGTTTTCACCAGAAGAAGCGTTTGTCTTTTTAAATTTCCGTAGCAGTGAACAAGCACTCAATGGCCGCCCACTTATTGTTGCTGGCGCGGGTTTAGATCTTTCTCGACTAGCGCAGCTAATTGAAGACTTCCGACTAGGCGAAACCGGCCGCGCCGCGTTACTAAATGCGGAAGGTGAGCTGCTTATCCGCAGCGATGAAACATCACTTGCAGCACTGCAGAGCCAAGAGACAAGCGGCCTGCCGCAAGGCGAGCATGAACTTCATGTGCGCGAGATCCAACGCGATAACCAAACCCTTTTAGTCTCTACCCGTTGGTTACCCGAATTGCAGCGTTATTTGATGATTGAAGTCTCCAAAGAGGAATATTTAAGCTCTATCAGAGAGCGCTTCTTGGCATCTACCGGCATCGGGCTGCTGATTCTTTTGGTTGGGCTCATTATTTTATATCCACTTACCGGCAGCTTGATTCGTCCACTGACCCGTCTTCAACGCCAGCTCAAAGAGATCACCAACAGCCTTGATCTGTCACGCCGTGTAGCCACCGATGATCAGGCCGAAATTGGCGATTTAGCGAATCAGACCAACGAACTGTTAGCGCGCTTGTCTCGTACCATTATGGCGGTTTCCAACAATGCACTGGCACTGACTCAAGTGGCAGATCGCTTAGCGCAAACGGCGGGGTTATCGGGCATTCAAGGCGGTGACATCAGTCATGAAGCGAACCAGACAATGGCCGCCGCCGTAGAAGAAATGGCCTCGTCAGTGGCTGAAATCACCTCAACCATGGAGGAGCTTTCAACTTCATCTACACAAATCGCTGACCACTCGCAATCCGTGGTAGAAGTCGCTAATCAAACGCTGGAGCGCAGCCGTAAAGGCAGCACAGCGATGCAGCTGCTACAGTCAAAAATGCAGGATATTCGCAGCGACAGCGAGCAGAGCTTGGCAGAAATCATGGCTCTGGGCGCTAAGTCTAAACAAATCAGCAAGGTCATGGAGCTGATTAACACCCTCGCTGCACAAACCAAACTGATTGCTTTTAACGCGGCACTAGAAGCATCAAGTGCGGGCGAGTCAGGGCGCCGTTTTTCCGTTGTTGCAAACGAAATACGTCGTTTGGCGGATAGCGTTACTGACTCAACCCAAGAGATAGAAGGTCACACGGAAGATATTCAAAACGCGATTAACCGTTTAGTTGTCGCCTCTGAAAAGGGGGCGTCTTCGATAGAGAAAGGCGTTGAGGTCAGTATTAATACTGCCCAAGACCTGGATGCACTACTCAAAGCGGCTAGCCAAACCAGTAGCGCAGCACAGCAAATATCACTTTCGACCCAGCAACAGAAAACTGCCAGCAATCAGGTAGTTATTGCTCTACGGGATATCGATACGGCCAGCTCGCGCAATGCACAGTCAGTGCGTAGTATTACCGAGATCAGCCAGGATATGATCAACATGTCAGCAGAGTTAAATGCACTGGTGCAGGAATTTACTCTGGCTCAACAGGATGCAAACCACCAACGCCCTTCGTGA
- a CDS encoding solute:sodium symporter family transporter, which translates to MHALTLASFIFFTGLVAFVTWRITRRDDHRSTSGYFLAGRTLTFPLIAASMLMTNLSTEQMVGLNGSAFTDGLSVMAWEVIAVIALVALALFFLPRFLKSGIATLPQLLAIRFDNGTQLIANVIFLIAYAVVLLPIILYSGAIGLQGMLDLQGLTGIESSTVLLWATVWAVGLIGAVYALFGGLRTVAVSDTLNGVGLLIGGFVIVYFGLQAVSNGSGVMEGWSILKESDPSKFNSMGGPDQQVPFSTIFTGVLLLHLFYWTTNQQIIQRTFAAKNLAEGQKGVLLTGFFKLLGPLYLVLPGIIAYHLYADQGVRADEAYGHLVFNVLPPYLTGFFAAVMVGAILSSFNSALNSTTTIFSLGIYKGVLKKDATEEEVVKSGKVFGWIMAVTTMIIAPLLAGQDSLFGYLQKMNAIYFIPILAVVLVGLLTKRVPPMAAKVALVGGCLLIAAGYFVPPFNKLPMVMHEFHFVAAVFVLLVAVMLIIGKLRPRATAWVQEDSGDVDLTPWKGAVPTGIVLVVLVVIMYASFAG; encoded by the coding sequence ATGCATGCCCTAACGCTGGCATCGTTTATCTTTTTTACCGGCCTAGTGGCCTTTGTTACGTGGCGCATTACGCGCAGAGATGATCACCGCAGTACAAGTGGCTATTTTCTAGCCGGCAGGACGTTAACCTTTCCGCTGATTGCAGCCTCAATGCTGATGACTAACCTCTCTACCGAGCAGATGGTAGGGCTAAACGGTTCAGCGTTTACCGATGGCCTAAGTGTCATGGCCTGGGAGGTGATCGCGGTTATTGCCTTGGTTGCATTGGCACTGTTTTTCCTACCGCGCTTTCTTAAAAGCGGTATCGCGACGCTCCCACAGCTGTTAGCAATACGTTTTGATAACGGCACTCAACTGATTGCCAACGTTATTTTCTTGATTGCTTATGCCGTCGTGCTGTTGCCCATTATCCTCTATTCAGGGGCTATCGGTTTACAGGGCATGTTAGACCTCCAGGGTCTGACCGGCATTGAGTCGAGCACGGTGCTGCTGTGGGCCACGGTATGGGCAGTCGGTTTAATTGGCGCAGTGTACGCGCTATTTGGCGGCCTGCGCACAGTAGCGGTATCGGACACGTTGAATGGGGTGGGACTACTAATCGGCGGTTTTGTTATTGTTTATTTCGGTCTTCAGGCAGTGAGCAATGGCAGTGGTGTCATGGAAGGCTGGAGCATTCTGAAAGAGAGCGACCCGAGTAAATTTAACTCAATGGGTGGCCCTGATCAGCAGGTGCCATTCTCAACTATTTTCACTGGCGTTCTGTTGCTGCATTTATTTTACTGGACGACGAACCAGCAGATTATTCAGCGTACCTTTGCAGCTAAGAACCTCGCAGAAGGCCAGAAAGGCGTATTGTTGACCGGTTTCTTTAAACTTTTAGGCCCGCTCTATCTGGTGTTGCCGGGGATCATTGCTTACCACCTTTACGCCGATCAAGGTGTTCGCGCGGACGAAGCGTATGGCCACTTGGTATTCAACGTGTTGCCGCCGTACCTAACAGGCTTTTTTGCTGCGGTGATGGTGGGGGCGATTCTCTCCTCATTTAACTCGGCGCTAAATAGCACTACCACGATTTTCAGCTTGGGTATTTATAAAGGCGTGCTTAAAAAAGACGCCACTGAAGAAGAGGTCGTAAAATCCGGCAAAGTATTTGGCTGGATCATGGCCGTAACGACCATGATTATTGCGCCACTGTTAGCAGGTCAAGACAGCCTGTTTGGCTACCTGCAGAAGATGAACGCGATTTACTTTATCCCTATTTTAGCGGTTGTCCTGGTGGGGCTTTTGACTAAGCGCGTGCCTCCAATGGCAGCTAAAGTAGCGCTGGTAGGTGGCTGTTTGCTGATCGCCGCAGGCTATTTCGTTCCGCCGTTTAACAAGCTGCCGATGGTGATGCATGAGTTCCACTTTGTCGCCGCTGTGTTCGTACTGTTGGTTGCCGTAATGCTGATCATTGGTAAGCTGCGCCCCCGCGCCACCGCCTGGGTGCAAGAAGACTCGGGTGATGTCGATCTCACCCCTTGGAAAGGCGCCGTACCGACCGGGATTGTACTCGTGGTATTGGTGGTGATTATGTACGCCTCGTTCGCAGGCTGA
- a CDS encoding DUF2306 domain-containing protein yields the protein MLTLHITSSFLALALGAGILLLAKGTRQHKYAGRVWVLAMVSSAISSFWLGGGVLPVFGQLGPIHLLSVWILWAVCQAIRTARRQEITHHREWIRGAYIGLVVAFVGTLLPGRWVSTQLGLW from the coding sequence ATGCTTACCCTACACATCACCTCTTCGTTTCTCGCCCTCGCGTTAGGCGCAGGCATACTGTTGCTAGCCAAAGGAACCCGCCAACATAAATACGCTGGCCGTGTTTGGGTTCTAGCCATGGTAAGTTCAGCCATCAGCTCCTTTTGGCTAGGAGGAGGCGTTCTGCCCGTATTTGGTCAACTAGGCCCTATTCACTTGCTATCGGTATGGATACTGTGGGCAGTATGCCAAGCGATTCGCACCGCACGCCGACAGGAAATCACTCACCACCGTGAATGGATTCGCGGGGCTTACATAGGTCTCGTGGTGGCATTTGTAGGAACATTGCTACCTGGTCGTTGGGTTTCAACGCAGCTAGGATTGTGGTGA
- a CDS encoding PadR family transcriptional regulator, giving the protein MSLRGVLLVTLRREPGSGYDVLQRFKAGMAHVWHASHQQVYRELDKMRNADLVRCESIAQQDRPDKKIYSITELGINELHAWLSEPLDHAPVRSPLFAKFFAWEVWPEEAREKEFQTLKQELEQRLAMYKTIETMWFSAPEQLTDAERAPLYTLQLGQRLTHTWLVWVEERLNTPHKLVKSLPARTVGK; this is encoded by the coding sequence ATGTCACTTCGGGGAGTGTTGCTGGTAACACTTAGGCGTGAGCCGGGCAGTGGTTATGACGTGCTCCAGCGTTTCAAGGCAGGCATGGCCCATGTATGGCATGCCAGCCATCAGCAGGTCTACAGAGAGCTAGACAAGATGCGGAACGCTGATTTAGTGAGATGCGAGTCAATCGCGCAGCAAGATCGGCCTGATAAAAAGATCTACTCGATTACCGAGCTGGGTATTAATGAGCTTCATGCTTGGCTGTCGGAGCCGCTCGATCACGCACCTGTCCGTTCACCTCTTTTTGCGAAATTTTTTGCGTGGGAAGTATGGCCGGAAGAAGCGCGTGAAAAAGAGTTTCAGACTTTAAAGCAGGAGCTTGAACAACGGCTAGCTATGTATAAGACCATTGAAACGATGTGGTTCTCAGCGCCAGAACAATTAACTGACGCTGAGCGTGCGCCGCTGTATACGTTGCAGCTAGGTCAGCGCTTGACTCACACTTGGCTTGTCTGGGTGGAAGAGCGTCTGAACACGCCTCACAAGTTAGTTAAAAGTCTCCCGGCGCGCACTGTAGGCAAGTAA
- a CDS encoding phosphatase domain-containing protein produces the protein MSAVIVDVDGTLAEFHPTDVHEWVLGPAKQWDPFFAHMAEAPVIDAVAKLVKILKAQGQQIVICSGRPDSHRAHTQRWLERHTIPFDAMYLRPQGDDHVDDEEVKAALLNQMRSDGFVPWLVLDDRDAVVAQWRALGLTCLQCAPGDF, from the coding sequence ATGTCCGCAGTGATTGTTGATGTTGACGGCACGCTTGCCGAATTCCACCCCACCGATGTACACGAATGGGTTCTTGGCCCCGCCAAGCAGTGGGATCCTTTTTTTGCCCATATGGCCGAAGCGCCGGTGATCGACGCGGTGGCCAAGCTGGTTAAGATCCTAAAGGCCCAAGGCCAGCAGATCGTGATTTGCAGCGGCCGCCCGGATAGCCACCGTGCGCATACCCAGCGCTGGTTAGAGCGTCACACCATTCCCTTCGATGCCATGTATCTGCGCCCGCAAGGCGATGATCATGTAGATGATGAAGAGGTGAAGGCCGCGCTACTCAACCAAATGCGTAGTGACGGCTTTGTGCCTTGGCTGGTGCTGGATGACCGTGACGCGGTAGTCGCCCAATGGCGCGCGCTCGGACTTACTTGCCTACAGTGCGCGCCGGGAGACTTTTAA
- a CDS encoding MBL fold metallo-hydrolase: MSAHIQILSGLGDKGPAAIVVETNGKRLLLDAGGALHPGESITWAGDLDVDAILVSHDHIDHIGGISELPDTIPLYCTPLVANALPKHRAWQPLPARGCLTVEGIKVTTGQAGHSLGGVWLHLDVGGGIFYSGDACFESCLFPFDTPPTARTALLDASYGNYDQPQESCLQAIRLQLDQPLVLPVPETGRALEMALWLSEEADRRQLPFAIDPIIRDNLAALLALPSDLRRPGLDSAINALLERQNASQPVLQLVSDRNDTPDQWPNYQLLHTGYLTPERQAQLAACEVRCQRWNVHLRASHLVALADQLGATQVVPLFTPLTGHCLSEWHQRLGQRLCTHRTLEALPHQATRPTAHLTF, from the coding sequence ATGAGCGCCCATATTCAAATCTTAAGCGGGCTGGGCGATAAAGGCCCCGCGGCTATCGTGGTCGAAACTAACGGCAAGCGACTACTGCTGGACGCAGGTGGTGCACTGCACCCTGGAGAGTCCATTACTTGGGCAGGCGATTTAGACGTAGATGCGATTCTGGTTAGCCACGACCATATTGACCATATCGGCGGCATTTCAGAACTGCCCGATACCATCCCGCTCTACTGCACGCCCTTAGTCGCGAACGCATTGCCTAAACACCGCGCTTGGCAGCCTTTGCCAGCACGCGGATGCCTAACGGTAGAAGGTATCAAGGTGACCACCGGCCAGGCAGGGCACTCGCTGGGTGGCGTTTGGCTGCATCTGGATGTGGGTGGCGGCATTTTCTACAGCGGTGATGCCTGTTTTGAATCCTGTTTGTTTCCCTTTGATACGCCGCCAACTGCCCGCACCGCGCTATTGGATGCCTCCTACGGCAACTACGACCAGCCCCAGGAAAGCTGTTTGCAGGCTATTCGTCTGCAGCTTGACCAGCCGTTAGTATTACCGGTGCCTGAAACGGGGCGCGCCCTGGAAATGGCGCTGTGGCTGTCGGAAGAGGCCGACCGCCGTCAGCTCCCTTTCGCCATTGACCCGATTATTCGCGATAACCTCGCCGCACTGCTAGCACTGCCAAGCGACTTACGCCGCCCAGGTCTCGACAGTGCGATTAACGCACTACTAGAACGGCAGAATGCTTCGCAGCCAGTGCTGCAGTTGGTCAGTGATCGCAATGATACGCCCGACCAATGGCCCAATTACCAACTACTGCACACCGGTTACTTAACGCCTGAACGTCAAGCCCAGCTTGCCGCATGCGAGGTGCGTTGTCAGCGCTGGAACGTGCACCTGCGTGCATCCCATCTGGTAGCGCTTGCCGACCAGCTAGGCGCCACTCAGGTAGTCCCGCTATTTACCCCACTCACTGGACACTGCTTAAGCGAATGGCATCAACGCCTGGGGCAGCGGCTGTGTACCCACCGCACCCTAGAGGCTCTTCCGCATCAGGCCACGCGCCCCACCGCCCATTTAACTTTTTAG